From Streptomyces qinzhouensis, one genomic window encodes:
- a CDS encoding NAD(P)H-dependent glycerol-3-phosphate dehydrogenase encodes MTDSAHHADRPVKAAVFGTGSWGTAFGTVLADAGCEVTLWGRRPELAEAVNTTRTNPDYLPGIELPAGLRATTDPAEALDGADFAVLAVPSQTLRGNLAAWAPLLSADTVLVSLMKGVELGTTKRMSQVIEEVAGVPAERVAVVTGPNLAREIAQRLPAAAVVACRDGEVARRLQSACHTQYFRPYTNTDVVGCELGGAVKNVIGLAVGIADGMGLGDNAKGSLITRGLAETTRLGLAMGADPLTFSGLAGLGDLVATCSSPLSRNHTFGLNLGKGMTLEQTIAVTKQTAEGVKSCESVLDLARRHGVDMPITETVVGIVHDGKPPAVALKELMSRSAKPERR; translated from the coding sequence GTGACAGACTCGGCCCACCACGCCGACCGGCCCGTGAAGGCAGCCGTCTTCGGAACCGGCTCCTGGGGGACCGCCTTCGGGACGGTCCTCGCGGACGCGGGCTGCGAGGTCACCCTCTGGGGGCGGCGCCCCGAACTGGCCGAGGCCGTCAACACCACCCGTACCAACCCCGACTATCTCCCCGGAATCGAACTCCCCGCCGGGCTGCGGGCCACCACCGACCCCGCCGAGGCGCTGGACGGCGCCGACTTCGCGGTGCTCGCCGTACCCTCCCAGACGCTGCGCGGCAATCTCGCCGCCTGGGCCCCCCTGCTGTCGGCCGATACGGTCCTGGTCTCCCTGATGAAGGGCGTCGAACTGGGCACCACCAAGCGGATGAGCCAGGTGATCGAGGAGGTCGCCGGGGTGCCCGCGGAGCGGGTCGCGGTGGTCACCGGACCCAATCTCGCCCGGGAGATCGCCCAGCGGCTGCCCGCCGCCGCGGTCGTCGCCTGCCGGGACGGGGAGGTGGCGCGGCGCCTCCAGTCCGCCTGCCACACCCAGTACTTCCGCCCGTACACCAACACCGACGTCGTGGGCTGTGAACTCGGCGGCGCGGTGAAGAACGTCATCGGTCTCGCGGTCGGCATCGCCGACGGCATGGGCCTCGGGGACAACGCCAAGGGCTCCCTCATCACCCGCGGTCTCGCCGAAACCACCCGGCTGGGCCTCGCGATGGGCGCCGACCCGCTGACCTTCTCCGGACTCGCCGGGCTCGGCGACCTGGTGGCCACCTGCTCGTCCCCGCTCTCGCGCAACCACACCTTCGGGCTCAACCTCGGCAAGGGCATGACGCTGGAGCAGACCATCGCGGTCACCAAGCAGACCGCCGAGGGCGTCAAATCGTGCGAATCGGTGCTGGACCTGGCCCGCCGCCACGGCGTCGACATGCCCATCACCGAGACCGTCGTCGGCATCGTCCACGACGGCAAGCCCCCGGCGGTCGCCCTCAAGGAACTGATGTCGCGCAGCGCCAAGCCCGAACGCCGCTGA
- a CDS encoding Lrp/AsnC family transcriptional regulator translates to MVQAYILIQTEVGKASAVAETIGKIPGVMQAEDVTGPYDVIVRAQADTVDELGRLVVAKVQQVEGITRTLTCPVVHL, encoded by the coding sequence GTGGTACAGGCGTACATCCTGATTCAGACCGAGGTCGGCAAGGCGTCGGCCGTCGCCGAGACCATCGGCAAGATTCCGGGAGTGATGCAAGCCGAGGACGTCACCGGCCCCTATGACGTGATCGTGCGGGCCCAGGCGGACACGGTGGACGAGCTGGGCCGCCTGGTGGTCGCCAAGGTCCAGCAGGTAGAAGGGATCACCCGCACACTCACCTGCCCGGTCGTCCACCTGTAG
- a CDS encoding lysophospholipid acyltransferase family protein — MSRRKIGFWYRLAAVIAKPPLLVLFKRDWRGAEHIPVDGGFITAVNHNSYLDPLSYAHFQYNTGRVPRFLAKAPLFSTPFVGMMLRGTRQIPVYRETTNALDAYRAAVGAIERGDCVAFYPEGTITRDPGMWPMAGKTGAARIALETKVPVIPVAQWGANLVMPPYAEENKVRLFPRKTLIVQAGPPVDLSRFYDREPTPEVLREATEVIMSAITGLLEDVRGEKAPDEPWDHGKAREEQRRKAAGEGHK, encoded by the coding sequence GTGTCCCGCCGAAAAATCGGCTTCTGGTACCGCCTGGCGGCGGTCATCGCCAAACCGCCGCTGCTGGTTCTGTTCAAGCGGGACTGGCGCGGTGCGGAACACATTCCGGTTGACGGTGGATTCATCACCGCGGTCAATCACAACTCGTATCTCGACCCTCTTTCGTATGCGCACTTCCAGTACAACACCGGACGCGTCCCGCGCTTTCTCGCAAAGGCCCCGCTGTTCTCGACGCCGTTCGTCGGGATGATGCTCCGCGGCACCCGGCAGATCCCGGTCTACCGCGAGACGACCAATGCCCTCGACGCCTACCGGGCCGCCGTGGGCGCCATCGAACGGGGCGACTGCGTCGCCTTCTACCCCGAGGGCACCATCACCCGCGATCCCGGGATGTGGCCCATGGCCGGCAAGACCGGCGCCGCCCGGATCGCGCTGGAGACCAAGGTGCCCGTCATCCCGGTCGCCCAGTGGGGCGCGAACCTGGTGATGCCGCCGTACGCCGAGGAGAACAAGGTCCGGCTCTTCCCCCGTAAAACCCTGATCGTGCAGGCCGGGCCGCCCGTCGACCTGAGCAGGTTCTACGATCGGGAGCCGACGCCCGAGGTGCTGCGCGAGGCCACGGAGGTCATCATGAGCGCCATCACCGGCCTCCTGGAGGACGTCCGGGGCGAGAAGGCCCCGGACGAACCGTGGGACCACGGCAAGGCACGGGAAGAACAGCGGCGCAAGGCCGCAGGGGAAGGACACAAGTGA
- the thiD gene encoding bifunctional hydroxymethylpyrimidine kinase/phosphomethylpyrimidine kinase — translation MTPPAAAGPPRAPFVPPRVLTVAGSDSGGGAGIQADLKTMLALGTHGMSVIAAVTAQNSVGVQGFWELPADAVRAQYRSVVDDIGVQAVKTGMLASAGLVETVAGLLATTEAPVVVDPVGVSKHGDSLLADSALDSVRRALLPLATVATPNLDEVAQLTGVVAGDETGMRRAADAVLRFGPRWALIKGGHLAGDAVDLLTDGTAEHWFRAPRLDNRHTHGTGCTLASAIAAGLAKGLGVPAAVAAAKEYVTGAIAAGFPLGAGIGPVHHGWRGPAGH, via the coding sequence ATGACCCCGCCCGCCGCGGCCGGCCCGCCCCGCGCGCCCTTCGTGCCGCCGAGGGTGCTGACCGTCGCCGGATCCGACTCGGGCGGCGGCGCCGGGATCCAGGCCGATCTGAAGACGATGCTCGCCCTCGGAACTCATGGCATGAGCGTCATAGCCGCGGTGACCGCGCAGAACTCCGTCGGCGTCCAGGGCTTCTGGGAACTGCCCGCCGACGCGGTACGCGCCCAGTACCGCAGCGTCGTCGACGATATCGGCGTGCAGGCGGTCAAGACCGGCATGCTGGCCTCCGCCGGACTGGTGGAGACCGTCGCCGGACTGCTCGCGACCACCGAAGCGCCCGTCGTCGTCGACCCGGTCGGGGTCTCCAAGCACGGGGACTCCCTGCTCGCGGACTCCGCGCTCGACTCCGTACGCCGGGCCCTGCTGCCCCTCGCCACCGTCGCCACCCCCAATCTCGACGAGGTCGCCCAGCTGACCGGGGTGGTCGCCGGGGACGAGACGGGGATGCGGCGGGCGGCGGACGCCGTCCTTCGCTTCGGGCCGCGCTGGGCGCTGATCAAGGGCGGGCATCTCGCGGGGGACGCGGTGGACCTGCTGACCGACGGCACCGCCGAGCACTGGTTCCGCGCGCCCCGCCTCGACAACCGCCATACCCATGGCACGGGCTGCACCCTGGCCTCCGCGATCGCCGCGGGCCTGGCCAAGGGCCTCGGGGTGCCGGCGGCGGTGGCGGCGGCCAAGGAGTACGTCACGGGCGCGATCGCGGCGGGCTTTCCGCTGGGCGCCGGGATAGGCCCGGTCCACCACGGCTGGCGCGGGCCCGCCGGCCACTGA
- a CDS encoding thiamine-phosphate kinase, with product MKGTVGELGEFGLIKELTSRLTSTPAVRIGPGDDAAVVAAPDRRVVASTDILLEGRHFRRDWSTAYDVGRKAAAQNLADIAAMGAVPTSLLLGLVVPADLPVTWATELMDGIRDECQVAGAAVVGGDVVRGEVITLAITALGDLRGHEPVTRGGARPGDVVACTGWLGWSAAGYAVLSRGFRSPRAFVEAHRRPEPPYHAGPAAAGLGATAMCDVSDGLIADLGHIAEASKVRIDLRSGAIDIPSQMHDIGQAVGVDPLQWVLTGGEDHAIVAAFPPDTKLPARWKVIGEVLHPSAAPQVTVDGIPWHGGSGWDHFGDGS from the coding sequence GTGAAGGGCACTGTGGGCGAGTTGGGAGAGTTCGGCCTGATCAAAGAGCTCACCTCCCGGCTCACCTCCACCCCCGCGGTCCGGATCGGACCCGGTGACGACGCGGCCGTGGTCGCCGCCCCCGACCGCAGGGTGGTGGCGAGTACCGACATTCTGCTGGAGGGCCGGCATTTCCGCCGCGACTGGTCGACCGCGTACGACGTGGGCCGCAAGGCCGCCGCGCAGAATCTGGCCGACATCGCCGCCATGGGCGCCGTCCCCACCTCCCTCCTCCTCGGCCTGGTCGTCCCCGCCGACCTCCCTGTCACCTGGGCGACCGAGCTGATGGACGGTATCCGCGACGAATGCCAGGTCGCGGGGGCCGCGGTGGTCGGTGGGGATGTCGTACGGGGTGAGGTGATCACCCTGGCCATCACCGCGCTCGGCGATCTCCGCGGTCATGAGCCCGTCACCCGCGGCGGGGCCCGTCCCGGGGACGTCGTCGCCTGTACCGGCTGGCTCGGCTGGTCGGCCGCGGGCTACGCGGTGCTGTCGCGGGGCTTCCGTTCGCCCCGCGCCTTCGTCGAGGCGCACCGGCGGCCCGAGCCGCCGTATCACGCGGGGCCGGCCGCCGCCGGGCTCGGCGCGACCGCGATGTGCGACGTCAGCGACGGACTGATCGCGGACCTCGGCCATATCGCGGAGGCGAGCAAGGTCCGGATCGATCTGCGCTCCGGCGCGATCGACATCCCCAGCCAGATGCATGACATCGGACAGGCGGTCGGCGTCGACCCGCTCCAGTGGGTGCTCACCGGGGGAGAGGATCACGCGATCGTCGCCGCCTTCCCGCCGGACACCAAACTCCCCGCCCGCTGGAAGGTCATCGGGGAGGTCCTGCACCCTTCGGCGGCCCCCCAGGTCACCGTGGACGGTATCCCCTGGCACGGCGGCAGCGGCTGGGACCACTTCGGGGACGGGTCATGA
- the cofC gene encoding 2-phospho-L-lactate guanylyltransferase: MDSDARAHWSLVIPLKPLAVAKSRLAGAVAAAVRPGVVLAFAQDTVAAALDCPAVRDVVVVTDDQLAGAELTALGARILPDPPGAGLNAALAHGAHSVRLRRPDAAVATLNADLPALRPGELARVLDRAGRFPRSFLPDAAGIGTTLLTAAPGTGLRPAFGGASRRRHTASGAVEIRLRDVDSVRRDVDTAADLAAALRLGVGPRTAARLARAGTRTEG, from the coding sequence CTGGACAGCGATGCACGGGCCCACTGGTCCCTGGTGATTCCCCTCAAACCCCTTGCCGTGGCCAAGAGCCGTCTCGCCGGTGCCGTCGCCGCGGCCGTCCGCCCGGGGGTGGTGCTCGCCTTCGCCCAGGACACGGTGGCCGCGGCGCTGGACTGTCCGGCCGTACGGGATGTGGTCGTTGTCACGGACGATCAGCTCGCCGGGGCGGAGCTGACGGCGCTGGGGGCCCGGATCCTGCCCGATCCGCCGGGTGCGGGCCTGAACGCGGCGCTGGCGCACGGGGCGCATTCGGTACGGCTGCGGCGCCCGGACGCGGCGGTGGCCACGCTGAACGCGGATCTGCCGGCGCTGCGCCCCGGGGAGCTGGCCCGGGTGCTGGACCGGGCGGGCCGTTTCCCGCGGTCCTTTCTGCCGGACGCGGCGGGGATCGGGACGACGCTGCTGACGGCGGCGCCGGGCACCGGACTGCGGCCCGCTTTCGGAGGCGCGTCGCGCCGCCGTCATACGGCGTCGGGGGCGGTGGAGATCCGGCTGCGGGACGTGGACTCGGTCCGCCGTGACGTCGATACGGCCGCCGATCTGGCGGCCGCACTGCGCCTGGGCGTGGGCCCGCGTACGGCGGCCCGGCTGGCCCGGGCCGGGACCCGGACGGAGGGTTAG
- the leuD gene encoding 3-isopropylmalate dehydratase small subunit yields MEAFTTHTGRAVPLRRSNVDTDQIIPAHWLKKVTRDGFEDGLFEAWRKDSEFVLNRPERQGATVLVAGPDFGTGSSREHAVWALQNYGFKAVISARFADIFRGNSLKNGLLTVVLPQETVDALWQLTEDDPTAEVTVDLEAREVRAAGLTAPFELDENARWRLLNGLDDISLTLQNEADIADYEASRPAFKPSTVQV; encoded by the coding sequence ATGGAAGCTTTCACCACCCACACCGGCCGGGCCGTCCCGCTGCGCCGCAGCAATGTCGACACCGACCAGATCATCCCGGCCCACTGGCTGAAGAAGGTCACCCGCGACGGCTTCGAGGACGGGCTCTTCGAGGCCTGGCGCAAGGACTCCGAGTTCGTCCTCAACCGCCCCGAGCGCCAGGGGGCGACCGTCCTGGTCGCGGGCCCCGACTTCGGTACCGGCTCCTCCCGTGAGCATGCCGTCTGGGCGCTCCAGAACTACGGCTTCAAGGCCGTGATCTCGGCCCGCTTCGCCGATATCTTCCGCGGAAACTCGCTGAAGAACGGCCTGCTCACCGTGGTGCTGCCGCAGGAGACCGTCGACGCCCTCTGGCAGCTGACGGAGGACGACCCCACCGCCGAGGTCACGGTGGACCTGGAGGCCCGCGAGGTCCGGGCCGCCGGGCTGACCGCTCCGTTCGAGCTCGACGAGAACGCCCGCTGGCGGCTGCTGAACGGGCTGGACGACATCAGTCTCACTCTTCAGAACGAAGCGGACATCGCGGACTACGAGGCCTCCAGGCCCGCCTTCAAACCCAGCACTGTTCAGGTCTGA
- the rpmB gene encoding 50S ribosomal protein L28 translates to MAANCDVCGKGPGFGNSISHSHRRTSRRWNPNIQRVRAVVGRTPKRLNVCTSCIKAGKVSR, encoded by the coding sequence GTGGCTGCCAACTGCGACGTCTGTGGCAAGGGGCCGGGCTTCGGCAACAGCATTTCCCACTCGCACCGCCGTACGTCTCGTCGCTGGAACCCGAACATCCAGCGCGTGCGTGCCGTGGTCGGTCGGACGCCGAAGCGGCTCAACGTCTGCACCTCGTGCATCAAGGCCGGCAAGGTCTCGCGCTAA
- a CDS encoding D-alanine--D-alanine ligase family protein, whose product MSTENLPQTPDPQARKPRVAVVFGGRSSEHGISTVTAGAVLRAIDRTKYDVIPVGITVDGRWVLTADEPDRMAITDRRTPNVAELTDGASGAVVLSADPGNRELVYSEPGAVPKALGEVDVVFPVLHGAYGEDGTLQGLLELAGVPYVGSGVLASAVGQDKEYMKRILVSYGLPVGPYEVIRPRDWERDPGAARKRLLGFADEHGWPLFVKPARAGSSIGITKVGSGDGLDAAIEAARRHDPKIIVEAMVRGREIECGVLEFEDGPRASVPAEILVDQDGQFYDFDAKYIDSADGVVPARLTEEETAEVRRLAVEAFEATSCEGLVRADFFLTADGRFVINEINTMPGFTPISMYPRMWQETGVAYPELVDRLIAAALRRSTGLR is encoded by the coding sequence ATGAGCACCGAGAACCTCCCCCAGACCCCCGATCCGCAGGCCCGTAAGCCGCGGGTGGCCGTCGTCTTCGGCGGGCGCAGCTCCGAGCACGGGATCTCCACGGTCACCGCCGGTGCCGTGCTCCGCGCCATCGACCGGACGAAGTACGACGTCATCCCCGTCGGCATCACGGTCGACGGACGCTGGGTGCTGACCGCCGACGAGCCCGACCGGATGGCCATCACCGACCGGCGCACCCCGAATGTGGCCGAACTGACCGACGGGGCTTCCGGGGCCGTGGTGCTCTCCGCCGACCCGGGCAACCGCGAACTCGTCTACAGCGAGCCCGGCGCCGTGCCCAAGGCGCTCGGCGAGGTCGACGTCGTCTTCCCGGTGCTGCACGGCGCTTACGGCGAGGACGGCACCCTCCAGGGCCTGCTGGAGCTGGCCGGAGTGCCGTACGTCGGTTCCGGTGTCCTCGCCTCCGCGGTCGGCCAGGACAAGGAGTACATGAAGCGGATCCTCGTCTCCTACGGGCTGCCCGTCGGACCGTACGAGGTCATCCGCCCCCGCGACTGGGAGCGCGACCCCGGCGCCGCCCGCAAGCGGCTCCTCGGCTTCGCCGACGAGCACGGCTGGCCGCTGTTCGTGAAGCCCGCCCGGGCCGGTTCGTCGATCGGTATCACCAAGGTCGGGTCCGGCGACGGCCTCGACGCGGCGATCGAGGCGGCCCGCCGCCACGACCCGAAGATCATCGTCGAGGCGATGGTGCGGGGCCGCGAGATCGAATGCGGGGTGCTGGAGTTCGAGGACGGGCCGCGGGCCAGTGTCCCCGCCGAGATCCTCGTCGACCAGGACGGGCAGTTCTACGACTTCGACGCCAAGTACATCGACTCGGCCGACGGAGTGGTGCCCGCCCGCCTCACCGAGGAGGAGACCGCCGAGGTGCGCCGGCTCGCCGTCGAGGCCTTCGAGGCGACGAGCTGCGAGGGCCTGGTCCGCGCCGACTTCTTCCTCACCGCGGACGGCCGCTTCGTCATCAACGAGATCAACACCATGCCCGGGTTCACCCCCATCTCGATGTACCCGCGGATGTGGCAGGAGACCGGGGTCGCCTACCCCGAGCTGGTCGACCGGCTCATCGCGGCCGCGCTGCGCCGCAGCACCGGCCTGCGCTGA
- a CDS encoding DUF3515 domain-containing protein, which yields MTSARRSRRHDRPRSRSAAPSLRLALSAAVLLAVAACSADRPEVAVPRPPDGESALCEALDGQLPETVGGQDRSDPEPASKLTASWGDAAIVLRCGVPRPAGMSDPAAQAVEADGVNWMLERTGDGTRFTTTYRETYVEVSMDERYANDATPLARLAGAVKETVPATLELP from the coding sequence GTGACTTCCGCCCGCCGGTCCCGCCGCCACGACCGTCCCCGCTCCCGCTCCGCGGCGCCGTCCCTGCGTCTCGCCCTGTCCGCGGCCGTGCTGCTCGCCGTCGCCGCATGCTCCGCCGACCGTCCGGAGGTCGCCGTCCCCCGCCCTCCGGACGGGGAGTCGGCGCTCTGCGAGGCGCTGGACGGTCAGCTTCCGGAGACGGTCGGCGGACAGGACCGCTCCGACCCCGAGCCCGCGTCGAAGCTGACCGCGAGCTGGGGTGACGCCGCGATCGTACTGCGCTGCGGGGTCCCCCGGCCCGCGGGGATGAGTGATCCGGCGGCGCAGGCCGTGGAGGCCGACGGGGTCAACTGGATGCTGGAGCGGACCGGGGACGGTACCCGCTTCACGACGACGTACCGCGAGACGTACGTCGAGGTGTCGATGGACGAGCGGTACGCGAACGACGCGACCCCGCTCGCCCGGCTGGCCGGCGCGGTGAAGGAGACCGTACCGGCCACGCTCGAACTGCCCTGA
- a CDS encoding HU family DNA-binding protein: MNKAQLVEAIADKLGGRQQAADAVDAVLDAIVRAVVGGDRVSVTGFGSFEKVERPARYARNPQTGERVRVKKTSVPRFRAGQGFKDLVSGAKKLPRGGEVSVKKAPKGSLSGGASTRTTAKAAAKKATAKKAAAKKTVAKKAAPAKKAAVKKTAAKKATTTKKAAAKKATTAKKAAPAKKATAKKTAPAKKATAKKAPAKKATARTTAAKKTTARKR; encoded by the coding sequence GTGAACAAGGCGCAGCTCGTAGAAGCGATTGCCGACAAGCTCGGCGGCCGCCAGCAGGCCGCCGACGCGGTCGACGCGGTGCTTGACGCGATCGTCCGCGCGGTCGTCGGCGGAGACCGGGTCTCGGTCACCGGCTTCGGTTCGTTCGAGAAGGTCGAACGCCCGGCCCGCTACGCCCGTAACCCTCAGACGGGTGAGCGGGTACGGGTCAAGAAGACCTCGGTTCCGCGCTTCCGCGCGGGCCAGGGCTTCAAGGACCTGGTCAGCGGGGCGAAGAAGCTCCCGCGCGGCGGCGAGGTCTCCGTCAAGAAGGCACCCAAGGGCAGCCTCTCGGGCGGCGCTTCCACCCGGACGACGGCCAAGGCCGCGGCCAAGAAGGCCACCGCCAAGAAGGCCGCCGCGAAGAAGACCGTGGCGAAGAAGGCGGCACCCGCCAAGAAGGCGGCGGTGAAGAAGACCGCGGCCAAGAAGGCGACGACCACCAAGAAGGCCGCGGCGAAGAAGGCCACCACGGCCAAGAAGGCCGCCCCCGCCAAGAAGGCGACCGCCAAGAAGACCGCCCCGGCGAAGAAGGCGACCGCCAAGAAGGCGCCGGCCAAGAAGGCGACGGCGCGTACCACGGCGGCGAAGAAGACCACCGCGCGCAAGCGGTAG
- the ndgR gene encoding IclR family transcriptional regulator NdgR, translating to MDNSSGVGVLDKAALVLSALESGPATLAGLVAATGLARPTAHRLAVALEHHRMVARDMQGRFILGPRLSELSAAAGEDRLLATAGPVLTHLRDVTGESAQLYRRQGDMRICVAAAERLSGLRDTVPVGSTLTMKAGSSAQILMAWEEPERLHRGLQGARFTATALSGVRRRGWAQSIGEREPGVASVSAPVRGPSNRVVAAVSVSGPIERLTRHPGRMHAQAVIDAAGRLSEALRRNG from the coding sequence ATGGACAACTCTAGCGGCGTCGGCGTTCTCGACAAGGCGGCTCTGGTTCTGAGCGCACTGGAGTCCGGTCCGGCCACCCTCGCCGGACTGGTCGCGGCCACCGGGCTGGCCCGGCCCACGGCTCACCGGCTGGCCGTGGCACTGGAACACCACCGCATGGTGGCGAGGGACATGCAGGGCCGGTTCATTCTCGGTCCGCGGCTTTCCGAGCTGTCCGCGGCGGCGGGCGAGGACCGGCTGCTGGCGACGGCGGGACCGGTGCTCACGCATCTGCGGGATGTGACCGGCGAGAGCGCCCAGCTCTACCGACGCCAGGGCGATATGCGGATCTGTGTGGCCGCCGCGGAGCGGCTGTCCGGACTGCGGGACACCGTCCCGGTCGGCTCCACGCTCACCATGAAGGCCGGATCGTCGGCGCAGATCCTGATGGCCTGGGAGGAGCCGGAGCGGCTGCACCGGGGCCTTCAGGGCGCCCGTTTCACCGCGACCGCCCTGTCGGGCGTGCGGCGCCGGGGCTGGGCCCAGTCGATCGGCGAGCGGGAGCCGGGAGTGGCCTCGGTCTCCGCGCCCGTCCGCGGCCCGTCCAACCGTGTGGTCGCCGCCGTCTCGGTCTCCGGACCGATCGAACGGCTCACCAGGCACCCGGGGCGGATGCACGCCCAGGCGGTGATCGACGCGGCGGGCCGGCTGAGCGAGGCACTGCGCCGCAACGGCTGA
- the leuC gene encoding 3-isopropylmalate dehydratase large subunit, whose translation MGRTLAEKVWDDHVVRRAEGEPDLLYIDLHLLHEVTSPQAFDGLRMGGRPVRRLDLTIATEDHNTPTLDIDKPIADPVSRAQLETLRRNCAEFGVRLHPLGDIEQGVVHVVGPQLGLTQPGTTVVCGDSHTSTHGAFGALAFGIGTSQVEHVLATQTLPMARPKTMAITVEGELPDGVTAKDLILAIIAKIGTGGGQGYVLEYRGPAIEKLSMEARMTICNMSIEAGARAGMIAPDRTTFDYLQGRPHAPEGADWDAAVAYWETLRTDDDAVFDAEVVIDAAALSPFVTWGTNPGQGAPLSAEVPDPASYEDASERFAAEKALEYMGLSAGQALRDIHVDTVFVGSCTNGRIEDLRSAAAVLDGRKVADGVRMLVVPGSVRVALQAVEEGLDKVFTTAGAEWRHAGCSMCLGMNPDQLAPGERSASTSNRNFEGRQGKGGRTHLVSPQVAAATAVVGKLASPADLSEADAARTPAGV comes from the coding sequence ATGGGTAGGACACTCGCGGAGAAGGTCTGGGACGACCATGTCGTCCGGCGCGCCGAAGGCGAGCCCGACCTGCTCTACATTGATTTGCACCTGCTGCACGAGGTGACCAGCCCGCAGGCCTTCGACGGCCTCCGGATGGGCGGCCGCCCCGTGCGCCGGCTCGACCTCACCATCGCCACCGAGGACCACAACACCCCCACCCTCGACATCGACAAGCCGATCGCCGACCCGGTGTCCCGCGCCCAGCTCGAAACGCTGCGCCGCAACTGCGCCGAATTCGGGGTACGGCTCCATCCGCTCGGCGATATCGAGCAGGGCGTCGTCCATGTGGTGGGCCCGCAGCTCGGGCTGACCCAGCCCGGCACCACGGTGGTCTGCGGCGACTCGCACACCTCCACCCACGGCGCCTTCGGTGCCCTGGCCTTCGGCATCGGCACCTCCCAGGTGGAGCATGTGCTGGCCACCCAGACCCTGCCGATGGCCCGCCCGAAGACCATGGCGATCACCGTCGAGGGCGAGCTGCCCGACGGCGTCACCGCCAAGGACCTGATCCTGGCGATCATCGCGAAGATCGGCACCGGCGGCGGCCAGGGCTATGTCCTGGAGTACCGCGGCCCCGCCATCGAGAAGCTCTCGATGGAAGCCCGGATGACCATCTGCAACATGTCCATCGAGGCGGGCGCCCGGGCCGGCATGATCGCCCCCGACCGGACCACCTTCGACTATCTCCAGGGCCGCCCGCACGCCCCCGAGGGCGCCGACTGGGACGCGGCGGTCGCCTACTGGGAGACCCTGCGCACCGACGACGACGCGGTCTTCGACGCCGAGGTCGTCATCGACGCCGCCGCGCTCTCCCCGTTCGTCACCTGGGGCACCAACCCCGGCCAGGGCGCGCCGCTCTCCGCCGAGGTCCCCGACCCCGCTTCGTACGAGGACGCTTCGGAGCGGTTCGCCGCCGAAAAGGCCCTGGAGTACATGGGGTTGAGCGCCGGCCAGGCGCTGCGCGACATCCATGTCGACACCGTCTTCGTAGGCTCCTGCACCAATGGCCGGATCGAGGACCTGCGCTCCGCCGCCGCCGTCCTCGACGGCCGGAAGGTCGCCGACGGGGTGCGGATGCTGGTCGTCCCCGGCTCGGTCCGGGTCGCCCTCCAGGCCGTCGAGGAGGGCCTGGACAAGGTCTTCACCACGGCGGGCGCCGAATGGCGGCACGCGGGCTGCTCCATGTGTCTGGGGATGAACCCCGACCAACTGGCGCCGGGCGAGCGCTCCGCGTCGACCTCCAACCGTAACTTCGAGGGCAGGCAGGGCAAGGGCGGCCGGACCCATCTGGTGTCGCCGCAGGTCGCCGCCGCCACCGCGGTCGTGGGCAAGCTGGCCTCCCCGGCCGATCTGTCCGAAGCCGACGCCGCCCGTACGCCCGCTGGAGTCTGA